The DNA sequence AAATACTCAATCTTCATATCCGAAAGAAAATTTTCAATCTTGCTTGGAGTTCAAGGCAGACAAAAATAATGGATCTACCAACCCTGCGAGTGCTAACCCACGGTCCTCAGTTTCGCGGGGGAAGCGTGCCTCAGATGCAAAACGAAGGCCGCTCAATAGTTTCATTGCCTTTAGGAGTGAGTGTCCTTGTACCATGATCGAGCGAATTCCACATTCTAACAATACTAGGCTATTACTCCGTCATGTTCCCTGACCTCACTCAGAAGGCAAAGTCGGGCATTCTTCGCTTCCTGTGGCAGAACGATCCATTCAAAGCCAAATGGGCAATACTTGCCAAAGCCTACTCCATCATTCGCGATGACCACGATAGTGATGTTTCTCTGGAACCTTTTCTGGGTTTGAGTGCACAGTTCATTGGTATAATTGGACCAAGTCGTTATCTTGAAGTTATGGGCTGGCAACTGGATGTCGACGATCAGCAACAATATACTATAGCTAGGGTTAAGGCGACGACTGCGAATGAAGCCGATATTTCGACCAACTATTCTGTCAATGATATAGTTAAACATTGCTACACCAGTGGCTATGTTTCCGAGAAAAATCGGAAGAGCAAGGCAAGCAATAACAACAGTGCCCCGGTTATGGCTTTTGCTGCTCAGCCGACCTTGGTTGTCCACAAGAACAACAGTATTCGGGTATCTGGCAACCATACTATTGTAACCGATGTTTACAAAACGAATCCAGCTATGGAAATATCTTCACCGGAGCAAACTGAAGATACGTTTTCGCCAAACACTAGTGACTTGAGCACAATTGCTGATGAACCCCCGCTCGATGCAATGGAAGTAGTGGGTATCTGCAACCGCCCTCAGCTTTACTCGGATTCAAGCACGTCAAATCGTTTTGATTTCGATAACATCCAATTCCCAGgcttggatgaggagaaCGCAATGTTCACTTACGATGCCGCACTACAAACACCACTGATGCCCTATGATCCGCTGCACTACGATCCACTGGAAGCCTATGACTTCTCTAGATTCGTTGATATTTGAGTCACGAATAGTTCGGGCCAACTGCTCTTGCCTCCTTTCCTCACATTTCCTGCATCGAAGCTAGATATCCACCAACGCAACCTGAACCCGACAAAGCCATCTAAACCCCGAGCCGTAAATATTCAGCATCTACTTTTAGCCTCCACATCGATGGCGCTTACAATCAGCCAAAGCTGTTCAAGGAACCAATGCCCGAAGGTGGATGCGGTCTTTGTTGCAGCGGCGAAGAAAGCCGCAATGCGATGAGCATTCGACGCATCCCCCGGTTCCTTCATTCATGGGCGACGCTTTCTCCTGCTCCCCCATAGATCTTtgttcatttcctttctctttcccggTTCGTACATATCCAGTCCACGTATGACATGATTAATATCCTCGCATGACCTTGATTTGATACCAGACACGACTTTCCTTGACTGCTTCGTCTTTTTCTGCATTGAACGCATTTCTTGTATTTTACTCCTTCATAAGTTGTATTTCACCACTGATTTTgtaaatttttcttttcttttcttcttttctttttttttttttttttttttttttttttttttttttgtttctgtttcttcccaGTGAACGTCCGGGGAAACGAATACGGGAATTGTTCATTCGGGGGTTGATTAGGGTTTCAACCAACAAACGCCGTTGACCGGCTGACTTTGAAGCTCGCTTCGGATCGGGCCAATTGCATGTATTAGATCACTCAACCACATATATGTACACTCCATAAACAGAAAATAGCATACAATGAAGAAAAGTCCCCATTGCAGTCTAGACCGAAGTAGACGCCAAGATCCGGTCTGTCAGGGATCGAATCGGAAGGGACGGACAGATTGAAATGGTGCAACacaaagaagtaaaaataaaaataaaaattaaaaaaagaaccaacTTTTAAGGTTTTCCACTAGGCCATGGGCGGAACCCGCAGCTGAAGCGTCGGGTGCACCTCATTCGTCGTTTACTTGGATTTTGTTCCATGGAGGAGACAACTGAAACAAAGAATTCCAGTCGGTTGTTTTGAACCCGGCTCCATTTGCCAAAAGGATGGTCTGCTGAACGTCGTGTGGTCCTCGAATGAAACTATATCGGTCAGCCATGAACTGGTGTTCCTTGGGTGTCATCCCGTGGCGGcgttttcattctttcttgtcgGGGTccatggggaagaaggagaagcgtCTGTGCGGATCGTGTGCTCGAAACCATTGGAGCCTTTTCGGTTGATGAATGAATTTTAGTCTGGTACGCTTTAACTCACTAGGGAAGGCGTCTGacggggaaaggaaattcaaGTGGATTGCTTCTACTGGTATATATCCAAACAGACACAAGAAAAATGCCTACAACGAAGGAGATTGgtaaaaataataaaaaagattaAGACAAAGCGGGACAAGGGAGTACGGAATAGTGCAACCCTGTGCCTCCCAACCAAGGTTAAGCTTCGTCTGCGACACCCACGCACAACATACACACCATCCTTGAATCTGTGTAGCCTCCGCTCGACATCTTTGTCCAACGCGGGGCAACCCTCTCGGATCCCCTGTAATTCAGTCCTCCTGGTACGAGATCTTGCGCATCTCTCCCAAACGCTGCCGCGCCTGAGCAAGGCTATTCTCCAGTTGAAGAATCTCAACCTGTAATCAACCCCTGTCAGCATCCACACCGATCCGTAGATGGtagagagggagggggggaaagcGAGACGTACCTGTTGCTCCATTTCGCGCACTTTGAACTCGTGCGAGCTAAGCTTGGCGTAGTCAACCTTCTCCGAGCCATCCTGGTTCCGCTCGGCAATGATTTCCTGTACCTGACGGACCAGAGCCCGACATGCCGCACCGACTGCTTTACTAGCTGCCTCTAAGCGATCTTGGGTCTTGCTCATGAACGATGCTTTGACGCGACTGGCCGCCACCAACTGTGCCGTACTAGCGGCCACGTCGTTACTGGCCACGATCAGTTGTTCCGGAGAGTTACGACCAGAAATGACCCCGTCGGCCGTCTCGATAAGAGTGTTGGTGGAAGTAGCAACAGCCTTGGCGGCCGAGATTAGTCCCTCTGTCCAACGATTATTCTTCTTGTAGAACGCCGTTCTCGATGAGCTACCCCGGCCTTCGCGAACAATCTCCTGCTGGGACTCAGTGGCGGCCTTAATCAGTTCCGCAATTGCATTAGTAACTGCAATGGCCGCCTCCACAATCACATCGTTGATACGTAACTCGTATGTCGAGAAGCCATCACGAGGCTTTTTCTTGAGCTTGGCCAATCGCGCGGCCGCGGCGTCGATAGCGTCAGCCGCCTTGGTCAGTTCCTGATCCACAAGGTCGCCCAGATCGCCATTAGTACTGATCTTGGTACTCTTGGGCGCAAAGGTCTCGACAAGTTTCGATAGTGACTGCAGGTCCCTCTGTACCTCTAGGTTGTTGTTAATAACCACATCGGTCTTGTGATCAGCCTCCAAACCCTCCAGCCGGAAAGACTGGAGTCCACGGAAGAACCGCACCGTGGCCTGTGCGGACTTGCGGGCAGCATTGATCAATTGGTCTGCGCTCTTGTCGTCGTTAGCGAACCGTGTCAATCCCTTTGTGTTACTGAGGACATCGGCAACCgagccggagaagatagaAACCGTCCGAATAATCTCAGCATGGGTACTATTCGGGCCGTCGGCGATGAAGTTGTTGAACGCTGTAGAGAACTCAGTGGCGGATGCAGAGGCCTTCTCTATTTGAGACAGCACGTATGGTGGGGACGCATTCTGGTTACCAGCCTGCATACTGGAGTCGAGCTCATACAGGGCGTCATCGACTCGTTGCACACCTGTTTGGAGCACAGAGTCGATGATATCGTTGATCTTGGCAACGGTGCTATGCAAAACGGTGTCAATCTGCGAATCCAGCGCATTGTCGACATCGCCTTGGTTCTGGTAGCAGTTAGCTCGCATCCTCCCCGTCATTTACCGACTCAAGTGCATACCATTTTGAGTTCCTCCAGTTCCATAAGAGCCTGTTCCATTCCGGACTTGTAGAcctcgatctcttcatccttctcgcGGAGCACGGCATCATGGTCACCTTGGCGGTCTGCATTTCGAGAAGAAATATCTTCGAGAGCACGGTTTTTGTTCTGTCCCTGGTCAATGCCTGGCATTCCTATTTCTTTCCTGCGAGAAGACTTACTCTGAGAGCTTCTTCCAAATCGGCCATCTCCCGGTTGTATTTGGACAACAGGGTAGAGATCTCGGTACCTTTCTGACGCTCGGCATTCTCGGCCCGCTCGATTGCAAGGCGCAGCTctctcttgaccttctccagctcttccttgtTATTTCCAGTCAAACGATCCCGGTCGTGTAGGGCACGGTCCCTTTCCCGGATCATATCGGCTAGCTCTAGGTTCTTCGTTTTGAGCTCTCTTTCAAGCTTCTCGCGCCGTTCGATCGCCTCCTGTGCCGACGCCGCCTTTAACTTGAGGCTCTTGGTTGTCTGCAAGAGGTCTAGGTGCTCCTGTCGGAGCTGGGAGTAGAGCTTCGCCAGCGCCTCATACTTGGACCGCCATGTGTTGACTTGCTCCTGGAGAGATCGGATCTGCTCATCTTTTGAGGCACTTTGCATATTCAAGTTCGAGGTCAGTTGGTTCATCTGCTCTTCCAGGTCTTTCACACGACGATCGTATTGCTGCAGCATAAGCTGGTCCCGCTCATACTGGGCTCGCGCGTTCAAGTTCTCTTGTTCGAGCTCGGCCAGCCGACCCTGAGTCTGTGTCTGGTACTGGTCGCGCAGAAGTTGCTCCTGTGCAAGCCGCTGTTGCTCCGCCTGAAGACGTTGCTGTTCCTCAAAATCGTGTTGGGCTTGCTGTTGCGCGAGGATCTGTtgccgctgctgctcctCCCATTGCTGCTGCAGGCGGCGCTGTTCCGCTTCAAATTCCTCTTGCTGGCGCTTGGCTTCTGTGGTCCAAAAGTCGTTAATGGGTTCGGGATCAGCGGGTGGGGCCTTTGGCGGCGGAGTGGGCTCCTGCTCGATTTCTTTCGTCGGTCGTCTGGGTAAAGCGGGACGTTCATCATCGTCGGAAAGCAGGTTGGGTGGGTTTTGAGGAAGCTTAGGAATAGTGATAAGGCTGGTCAGATAGCGCAAGTTCGAGCACTCGTAGTAGAACCGAACAAGTCGATAGTGTTGAGCATCATAACGACCACGGAGTGGTTCCAGGGCCTCGGCGTCACCCGTGGCTATGACAAGGTCAGCTTACCTAAACAGCAAGATGGAAGGTAAGACCTACTCGTATGCATGGCTCTCAGCATGCTAGTGATAAATTTATAAATGCCGTAGCTCTCCTGCACCAACGGTACTAGTGCAGAAATCCGACACTCGTTATTTGTCCCTGATTGGAAATGCGAAAAGATCAATTTCTGGAACGCATCTATCTGGTCTTGCAAAGTCATGAGGTCCGAGATAGTCTCGTAACTAGATTCCTGTAAGCAAGCATATGATTAAGAGACACTGGGCGTGCTTACCCTTCATTCGGATCATTGATCGTCTTCAGACTGATGTACTCCTCATATTCAAACAGACCTGCCAAACACTTAGCCCTGGATCGGGTAATTCAAACTTCGTTCCGCCAAATACCGTTAAATTCGGGATGATTCCGGTGAAACGCCAACTTGGACTCCAGGAAGAAAACATATTCTCGGATAAGAGGACCATAGCCTATGCCGCCTGTCAGCATAAACCGATTCGAGTGCGTCGTTCAGCCTGTAAGCTTTGCGTACCGCGGATGCCATCGCCTCCTACACCGCGCATCAGACTGTCTATCCAATTGGCGTGCTGCTGCGCCTCCCGAACCACGATGGGATGTCCCTCTTGCAGAACCTTATGTATCGTTATCAGGGCTTTGAACGTCTGTACCTCGTCGGCAAGGACCGGTTGACTGCATCGAAGGCGGTCAGTTGCAATATAAAGGACCAGGTAGTATCTGAGCAACATACACTTTCATGCCAGCCCAGAAAGCGGCAGATGATTTGTGGTCCCATGTATACACAATGCAGCTCCGAACATGTTTCCCTGGTGTAACGGATCAATGGAGGTACGATGACGGCATCAGGGTGCGAATAGAACTGGATAGAGATAGGACAATAGGGGAGGGAAATCCATACGTTTCGGAGCGCTTTCCTCTATTACAGTGCGTCAGCCACAAGAACCAGGTACCAGAGTGAGAGAGATACTTCGGGCATGAACTTACCGATGCTGGTAGCTTTGCGAATGTTAATCGCCAAATCTGCCTCCGTGCTAGTGGTTCAGATTGATTAGTTATCTTATAGCTGCAATCCCCGTTGCCAAACGTCCCAAAAACACTTACCGACTCATTGTGACGGGCTGCAGACCTGTAAATTGTCGGGGGGTGGGATCAGGGGAGCAGACAACTATGTGCGGCGGGAGCCGGTGGGCCCGAGTCCAAACAGCGCAATTCGATTGTGCTCTGACGGGCAAAACCTGCGCCGACCGACAATGAAGAGCGATTGAAAAGTCAATGGAATTACAAAAAAAGGGGTGGTGGATGATAAGAACACTGAGTGTAGAGAAGTTAAAAGCATCTGTCGAGGAGCATAAATGACGTTTGGCGGGAAAGCTGACGCCTGCAGTTCATCGCGTGTCTTGGCGCCGCTTCGTCACCTCCTGAGTTCCCCTCCCTCTGATTGGGCATATCTATATACTTGCAGTCTAGTACTACGTTTCTCACCCTTGGTCACTACAGGATTTTACTTGGATGCCTAACACGCTACTCCAGGCAGCCCCTTTTTCCAAtaagaaaggagagagaaacaaatTAAAGGTGTAAGACACAGTCATGTATTCACCCTTACGTCCATACCCGGGCCAACAGTCATAAGTTGACACCGGACTATGACGAATTGAAAGTTGAACATCGCTCCTTAAACACCATCTGATGATGCCGATCAGATCATATAACTGGCCAGAGGGTATACATAGGACAAGCGGCCATGCTGCAATGcaaacaaaaagaggaagtgaaagggaaaagagcaTAGGACCCACATTGGCAAGTTGGGCACGGAAATCGATCATTATAAGATGGACCCGTCCGCATCGACACCGAGCTCTGCTCGATAGGCTCGACAGCATCCGTTTCCATATCACATCGCCCTTCACGGAATGATGCCGTCAGTTGCTGATAATATTGCCATGCCGTGTTTGTCAGCCTCGGTGTCCTCGACCAGGGAGGATCGGTCGTGTCCATTTGCTTTCTCCCAAAGTTCGTTAGACCGTCTCATAATCACTTTAGACGTGGGTGAGTCCCGCTGTGTACTGGGCCCCGGCAAAGCATTGTCGGGGGCGACATCAACGACCGGGCTATTAGGGCCTGAGTCGTAAGGGGCCTCGACAACCAGCAACTCATCAGGATGATTCTCTGAATCTCCTGAGTCAAAGATAGGATTTCTTCTAGGCAAAGGGGGCTTTGAGACACGCCTCTTGCCATCTCCTTTGGGCTGCTGCTCAGCAGATGCATTATGCGGGACAGGTTTTCGTTTGGTTACAGGAACAGAGTTCCTTTTGAAAACAAATGACTCAGGGCGTGGCAATGGGGTGCCGGGGGGCGGAAGAGGATGTCCTCGGCCTATCGGCTCCTCTGGTGTACCTGCAGGCCGGGGCGATTCGTGAGTAGCGTTCTGTTCCCCCTTACTGAACATATTCCAGCCCCATCTCTTCGCAACAGAAGTCGCTGTGCCCAACGAAAGAGAAACTTGAGACTTTTCGGCGGTAGTGGAAGAGGTCACTGAGCGTGCCAGAGCCTCGAGTGTGCTTCGTCTGGGTTTGTTGCCACTCGGTGAGGCGGTGGAACTGGCAGCCATACTTCGAAGAGACGAACTGCTCGTTTTATGAACAGTTGAAGGGTGAACAGAAGAGTCGGTGCTAAACTCCCCCACACTCTCAATAGATTCTACTATGGACGGATCCCGGCTTTGAGACGCATTGTCTTGGGGCATATGACTGTCGGTAGGCGGCGAGCCACTCGGTGATCTATTCGGTGACCCGGGAGGAGAGCGGTTTGATATTTCAATCATGGCACTAGCAGCACTGCTCTTTTCTGCATCTTTGCCGTCATACACGACTTTGTCGATCTTTGCATTATCTGCTGTAAGCACGGGATCGGCGGCGTTGGAGAACGTCTGGGATCGAATGGCACGCGGTGGTGAACTGCCGAATTTCTCAATAGCGGCGTACGAGGCACTTGAGTTATTCCTTTCGAGCTCTCCTTTAGAGCCCTTGCGGGGTTTCATCGTGATAGGTATAGACTCAGAAAGCACAGGCGCGCTCATTGTACGTTCGTCTTTCGTTTTTAGCACATCGACGAGATCTACCTTCTCTGCTCCTGTTGTCGGAGGCTGAGCACCACTCTCGTCTGGTATGTCGACCTTCGTGTCCGGCGTCGGGATATCTCGTTGCCAAATTCCTCCACGGAAACGCTGCGTGGCGGTGTCTAAGAAGGGGATATCATCCCAAAATGGCTGAACAACGCTTTCTGCGACAACTTCTCTTATACGACTCTCAATAGTGCGTAGAATAATACCGTACGTGATTTGTTTTGAACTGACAATAGGTTGAATATCCATGTCCATGCTTGGCATCGTTTCGAAGGAGATCCAGGCTCGATTGCTCGGAGGAGGCTTGAACCGTATCAACAGATGACCATGAAGTTTCTTCAGCACCACGGCAAGAACAATGTCTACTTCCCTGGCCTTGAAACGAGGTCCAAGGTCAATGCGCACTGTGGCCGAGATCTCCACTCGGAAGTTGCCATTATACTGAACGTCTGTCTCTACACAGCAGTTCCCGTCAACAGTTAGATCTTTGAGCCTTGGATTGATGATAAATGGCGCCCCTTCACCCATGTCAATCCTTTGTAGGCCAATTTTACTGATGAAGTTCGGCTTGTTGACCCTAGAGATTTTCTTGGTGATCTTTTTTCGGACaaactcctccatctccggcgTTCTATACATGGCAAGAAACAACCGCCCAAGGACCGCATTGATCCACCGCGTCTGTAGTTGTTCTTCGGATGAATGTAATCGTTGAACAAGGGTGACGATATGCTTAACATCGAAAGGCTGATGTTTAGGAGGGGCGTCAGGAGAGTTCCACATCCTGGATTGGTTCTGGAGCATAGCGAAATAGAAATCTTCCTTTTCGGACAGATTTtccgagaaaagaaaaaatggagGCGATGGTCCCCCTAGATCTGCAAGAGATTCCAGTCGTCGCGAAAGACAGATAGCATTTCTCTTGAGCCACAGCTCGCCTTCCTGAATTTCCCCTTCACCACCACAGATATTTACGTCATGATGCGCAAGGGAAATAACATATCGCACCTCGACCTGGTTGGCATCGTCGTAAAGCATTAAATGACCATGCCTATAGCCCGTGCAATGATGATCAGTATCCGCAAAGGACCTAGACGCAAGGAAAGGAATAATTACCGGAGAACAATGTAAAATACATTGCGCGCCTTCTTGCCGCTTTTCCCATTATTTTTAGTTGGCTCAATCGTTGGCGTTTGCTTCCGGTCAAACAGACTTCTATACATCGTCTGGTAGACGCTTGGGCTCTCCGCGGCGATCACCTCGCCCGCCGGCGTGGTTCTCTCAGGTGGTTTTCCATTGACTCCACCGGGCACATATTCGCGACATACGGCAAAATAGCCCGCTGCAACATCCGACTCGTGCGTACGATGGAACTTCTCTGCTAGCTCATCAGTGCCGGATTTCAAGCTATATTGGTCGTCACCAGGACGCCGCAGAGGATCTTTGGCTAGTTCGCATCTCTGCTCGACGGGCGGAGGTGACGGAAGGGTCAAATAAGCGTGCAGGAGGATTAGCGACAGGACCAGTGGAATAAAAGTCAGTCCGCCGAGGAAGTAtacaaagaggaagatgccGAGGGAACCCATTAGGAGCCGGTCAATCACAATAGCAACATCGAAAGGTCCATCATGAGGATATGACGGAAACGGAGAAGCTATGGAGGCACCGAACTAAACCAAGCCTCAACCAGTAGCGCTGGTAAATAGAGATAGGGTAGAGGGAGAGACAAGGGGAGATGCTGTATGATAAAGGACACGATATGGGGGAAAGGTAAGAAGAGAGAGCGTGAGAGTAGAGGTAAAACGGACAGTACCTCTCTCGTATGGAAATCAACCAATACCATTCCCTTACCTCACCACATTACAGTTACAAGGTGGCCGATCCTATGACGGAGTGCGGGTGGATCCCTGGAACAAAGTTGCCCCCGCCGAGGTCGTTGTTCTCGCTCCACTTTGCATGCAACCGTTCTTTGCCTTAAATCCAAGAAGTCGTTGTTTGCATCCTTCGACTAGCACATGACTGCGGTCCTGTCAGTACACACACACATGATTTGTATTGTTTGTACTCCAGAGAGTGGCAGTAGTGGTACTAGGAAGTAGCATTAGCGCCGAAGAACCCAATACgaatactagtagtactgtaGGTAATATTTCTGAAACTTCCTGCAACCGTTATGCATCAGAACGTGGTATCAGGGCTTGGTCAGATGACCAATGGGTCTaataactactagtagtattaCTACTTTACTACACACGGAAATGGTATCCCATTTCCTCAGCGTTGAGCTTTATGACCTTAGCAGAAACAAGGAATGTATAGAGCCTCCAATTTGCGCAACCTAATTTCACCTTATATAATCAAGATCTATATACAATTCATTCATTTCAAAAATAGCGGGCCCTCTCCCAAGTATCCATGACACTTACTATCCTGTATTCGAATATAACAGACGCGTCAAGTATTGAGGGAAAAGTGGCACAAATAGGAAATGGTACAAAAACAAAGATAGTGATACAAAGGACCTCAACTAGAATGCCGATAATAGGATACAGTTGGCGCAATGATACCTAGACGTCCACCCACCGCGATGTCAGCCGCCAAAGAACGATGCCGTGTGCATCACCCCTACTTCCTCCGATTCATCGTCTTTTCACACATTTGAAGGAGgccatccttggcttcaCTGTCGGGAAAGCTGCTAATAGCGGCCTTGGCCTTATCAGCATATTCTTGGGCTAGCACACGAGTCTTTTCGACACCGTTACTCTGATAAACAAGTTCGCGGGCCTATAAGTCAATCATCGTCAGTCACATCCTTCCAATACCTCTCCTTAGATTTCGGAACACGTACCCGTTGCACATCGCCTTCCCGACTGAACTTCCGACCAACCAGCGGTCCCAGCTCAGGGTTCTGCTTCCAAGCGAACAGGAGCGGGGCAGTCGCCAGACCCAGCTCCAAGTCCGCCCCTGACGGCTTGCCTAACTCAGCATCACTAACGGTGTAGTCCAGCATGTCATCCACTAGCTGAAATGCCAGTCCCAGGTTGCGTCCATAGGCATACGCAGCCTCGACAACCTGGGGAGTGCTATCTCCAAGGAGCGCAGCCGCACGGCACGATTTACTTATCAAGCTAGCAGTCTTGAGGTATGTTTTCTGCAGGTAGTAAGAGATGGTTTCATCCGTGAAGACGGGGTTCTTTTCGTCGGAGGCGGTATTCTTCAGTTGCATGAACTCTCCCTCCACTAAATTGGCAATAACGGTGGCCAGCAGTTCGGTGACTTCAGGGTCCCTTAGACGTGCCAGAGCAACGGATGCACGCCCCAACAGGAAGTCGCCCGCTAGCACGGCCATCTTGTTTCCGAATTGAAGATTAGCAGAGCTGGATGACCGGCGAGTTACAGCATTATCAATGACATCGTCGTGCAATAATGATGCGGTATGAATTAGTTCTGTGATCTCGGCGAGTCGTCTTTGAGTGGGCAGGATATTTTCGTCGCCAGCGAAGTCGTACTTGGCTTCCGCGGAAGAGGATACAAGCGGATTTAAATCAGGATTGGTATCCGCAAGGACAGACGGGGAGCTGATAGGATCGTTAACAGTATAGGACGGTGAAGAGCTCCATCGACCGTGCCGAGGAGTCAACGCAGTTGCTTGGGACATAAGCAACACCAGAAGCGGACGCATGTGCTTGCCCTCGCTCTTGGTGTAATATTTGGCTACCTTATCCAGCGTAGGGTGGCCTGATCCCAGCAATTGGCGAATATTCTTCGTCAAAAACTTGAGTTCCTTGCCCACGATCCTCAAGGGATCTACTGAAATCCCTGGGGGAGCTTTTGGGAGTCCTTTTAAGAGAGTCTGGGCGGCGGTGACGGCGGCGCCAAACGGAGAAGCGAATTTCCGGCGGGTAGGATGATATGCTCGTGTCTGCGAGTTGATTTGGATCGAAATAAGATCATTGCGGAGGCATTGCCAGCATATTGATGTCGCGGGCGTGACTCGTGATGGAAGGACGAGACCAGAGGCCGGGACCGCTCGAGCTTTCATGCTCAACAGACGCTAATTGACAGGAGCTGATTAAAATATGAAGTAGAAAACAATATAACTATAATACAAATGGCGAATGGAAGCCGGAAAGAACGTAGTCGAAGGAGGGTGCAGCTTGTTGGGGTGAGAGGTCAAGGAAGTCCGCAAATATCAGCCGGCCGAAGATTTCAGTTGAGAGCTGCTCACTGCCGACGGAGTTTGGCTCGGGCCGGAACGGATCGCTGAAAGCAGTTGTCTACCAGTGATAACAGCGGCCTTTACATCcgcctctccatcatcatgacaaGCAAGGACCCCTTGTACCAACGGtgcaaaagaaagggaaagaaaagagcagaTAGGTGATAAacctgaagaaaaagagaaaagatcTTAGTCTAGAATATGGATGGAAATTAccaagatatc is a window from the Aspergillus oryzae RIB40 DNA, chromosome 6 genome containing:
- a CDS encoding uncharacterized protein (predicted protein) — its product is METTVSPLQRAFNAFLMTMPPEQLEELLKYLQDAKSQENTQSSYPKENFQSCLEFKADKNNGSTNPASANPRSSVSRGKRASDAKRRPLNSFIAFRSYYSVMFPDLTQKAKSGILRFLWQNDPFKAKWAILAKAYSIIRDDHDSDVSLEPFLGLSAQFIGIIGPSRYLEVMGWQLDVDDQQQYTIARVKATTANEADISTNYSVNDIVKHCYTSGYVSEKNRKSKASNNNSAPVMAFAAQPTLVVHKNNSIRVSGNHTIVTDVYKTNPAMEISSPEQTEDTFSPNTSDLSTIADEPPLDAMEVVGICNRPQLYSDSSTSNRFDFDNIQFPGLDEENAMFTYDAALQTPLMPYDPLHYDPLEAYDFSRFVDI
- a CDS encoding putative cytoskeleton assembly control protein Sla2 (actin-binding protein SLA2/Huntingtin-interacting protein Hip1), with product MNCRHAFNFSTLSVLIIHHPFFCNSIDFSIALHCRSAQVLPVRAQSNCAVWTRAHRLPPHIVVCSPDPTPRQFTGLQPVTMSRTEADLAINIRKATSIEESAPKRKHVRSCIVYTWDHKSSAAFWAGMKVQPVLADEVQTFKALITIHKVLQEGHPIVVREAQQHANWIDSLMRGVGGDGIRGGIGYGPLIREYVFFLESKLAFHRNHPEFNGLFEYEEYISLKTINDPNEGYETISDLMTLQDQIDAFQKLIFSHFQSGTNNECRISALVPLVQESYGIYKFITSMLRAMHTSRSYLPSCCLATGDAEALEPLRGRYDAQHYRLVRFYYECSNLRYLTSLITIPKLPQNPPNLLSDDDERPALPRRPTKEIEQEPTPPPKAPPADPEPINDFWTTEAKRQQEEFEAEQRRLQQQWEEQQRQQILAQQQAQHDFEEQQRLQAEQQRLAQEQLLRDQYQTQTQGRLAELEQENLNARAQYERDQLMLQQYDRRVKDLEEQMNQLTSNLNMQSASKDEQIRSLQEQVNTWRSKYEALAKLYSQLRQEHLDLLQTTKSLKLKAASAQEAIERREKLERELKTKNLELADMIRERDRALHDRDRLTGNNKEELEKVKRELRLAIERAENAERQKGTEISTLLSKYNREMADLEEALRNKNRALEDISSRNADRQGDHDAVLREKDEEIEVYKSGMEQALMELEELKMNQGDVDNALDSQIDTVLHSTVAKINDIIDSVLQTGVQRVDDALYELDSSMQAGNQNASPPYVLSQIEKASASATEFSTAFNNFIADGPNSTHAEIIRTVSIFSGSVADVLSNTKGLTRFANDDKSADQLINAARKSAQATVRFFRGLQSFRLEGLEADHKTDVVINNNLEVQRDLQSLSKLVETFAPKSTKISTNGDLGDLVDQELTKAADAIDAAAARLAKLKKKPRDGFSTYELRINDVIVEAAIAVTNAIAELIKAATESQQEIVREGRGSSSRTAFYKKNNRWTEGLISAAKAVATSTNTLIETADGVISGRNSPEQLIVASNDVAASTAQLVAASRVKASFMSKTQDRLEAASKAVGAACRALVRQVQEIIAERNQDGSEKVDYAKLSSHEFKVREMEQQVEILQLENSLAQARQRLGEMRKISYQED
- a CDS encoding uncharacterized protein (uncharacterized conserved protein TEX2, contains PH domain) yields the protein MGSLGIFLFVYFLGGLTFIPLVLSLILLHAYLTLPSPPPVEQRCELAKDPLRRPGDDQYSLKSGTDELAEKFHRTHESDVAAGYFAVCREYVPGGVNGKPPERTTPAGEVIAAESPSVYQTMYRSLFDRKQTPTIEPTKNNGKSGKKARNVFYIVLRHGHLMLYDDANQVEVRYVISLAHHDVNICGGEGEIQEGELWLKRNAICLSRRLESLADLGGPSPPFFLFSENLSEKEDFYFAMLQNQSRMWNSPDAPPKHQPFDVKHIVTLVQRLHSSEEQLQTRWINAVLGRLFLAMYRTPEMEEFVRKKITKKISRVNKPNFISKIGLQRIDMGEGAPFIINPRLKDLTVDGNCCVETDVQYNGNFRVEISATVRIDLGPRFKAREVDIVLAVVLKKLHGHLLIRFKPPPSNRAWISFETMPSMDMDIQPIVSSKQITYGIILRTIESRIREVVAESVVQPFWDDIPFLDTATQRFRGGIWQRDIPTPDTKVDIPDESGAQPPTTGAEKVDLVDVLKTKDERTMSAPVLSESIPITMKPRKGSKGELERNNSSASYAAIEKFGSSPPRAIRSQTFSNAADPVLTADNAKIDKVVYDGKDAEKSSAASAMIEISNRSPPGSPNRSPSGSPPTDSHMPQDNASQSRDPSIVESIESVGEFSTDSSVHPSTVHKTSSSSLRSMAASSTASPSGNKPRRSTLEALARSVTSSTTAEKSQVSLSLGTATSVAKRWGWNMFSKGEQNATHESPRPAGTPEEPIGRGHPLPPPGTPLPRPESFVFKRNSVPVTKRKPVPHNASAEQQPKGDGKRRVSKPPLPRRNPIFDSGDSENHPDELLVVEAPYDSGPNSPVVDVAPDNALPGPSTQRDSPTSKVIMRRSNELWEKANGHDRSSLVEDTEADKHGMAILSATDGIIP